The Anoplopoma fimbria isolate UVic2021 breed Golden Eagle Sablefish chromosome 10, Afim_UVic_2022, whole genome shotgun sequence sequence TGCACAGTGAAAGTCTCTCATCTTACCGTCCAGCACCGTCCACACCACCCTGCTAGTGGGTGGTGGTAGACAAGGACCACGACCCCCCCATCCTCCAGACCGAGAACGCATAGCTCAGGCGGTCCTGCGCCACGTAGCTGCAGCTGGACCCTCTCGCATCCAGCTCATCACTCTCCAGAACCTGGCACAAGAAGTCGATGTACCGAGCTGCCAGCTTCAGCGTCTGGATCTTGCTGAGTTTGTCGGACGGCAGGGTGGGAATGATCTTCCGTAAGGACGTGAAGGCCTCGTTGAGGGACTGGGTTCGTTGCCTCTCACGGATGTTGGCCACCACACGTTGTGTCTGGAGGTCATCGAAGGAGAGCTCAGGGCTGCTGCTGGCCTCGCTGTCTCCGCTCCCtgcactccctcctcctcctccttcgcAGCTCTTTCTGCATTTCTTCTTGGCGGGACTCGAACCCTCCGTGTCTCCGTCCTCCAcgtcctccgtgcgcctccgTGTCGCCCTCCGCTTCCTCGCACCCCTCCTCGGTAGCTGGTGGTCGGTCTCCTCCTCGCTGTTCCCCGCACTGTCCATCGGAGAGGAGTCCTCTTCCCGCATAGCCTCTGTCAAAACCTTGGAGCaaacaccctccctccctcctttgaACCAAATTCAACGAACTGGACACATCAACAAACAGGACAGGTAAGAAGAAGTGTGTCTGCTGGACTGGGACGAGCGGGGCTCTTATAGTGGGCAGGAGGGTTTTGGGGAGCTCTGTGATTGGGTAAGAAGGGATGTAACTTAATACTGCAGGGGAAGGAGAGGTCCAGCTATAATATCAGAGATGGTGTTTAAGACTCCTTAAGGCTGCTTTACACAAGCTTGcgtaggagtgtgtaggagtgtgtaggtgtgtgtaggagtgtgtaggagtgtgtaggtgtgtgtaggagtgtgtaggtgtgtgtaaaGGTGTGTGAATTGAGGTGTGTGTAAaggagtgtgtaggtgtgtgtaaactgaattgaattgaattgaggagtgtgtaggagtgtgtaggagtgtgtaggtgtgtgtaggtgtgtgtaggagtgtgtaggagtgtgtaggtgtgtgtaaactgaattgaattgaattgaggagtgtgtaggagtgtgtaggtgtgtgtaggagtgtgtaggtgtgtgtaggagtgtgtaggagtgtgtaggaggTGTGTGTAGGattgtgtaggagtgtgtaggtgtgtgtattgtgaggtgtgtgtaggagtgtgtaggtgtgtgtaggagtgtgtaggtgtgtgtaggagtgtgtaggagtgtgtaggtgtgtgtaggagtgtgtaaagtgtgtaggtgtgtgtaggagtgtgtaggagtgtgtaggagtgtgtagtgtgtgtaggagtgtgtaggtgtgtgtaagtgtgtaggatgtgtgaaggtgtgtgaggagtgtgtagtgtgaggtgtgtgtaggagtgtgtaggtgtgtgtaggagtgtgtaggagtgtgtaggtgtgtgtaggagtgtgtaggagtgtgtaggagtgtgtaggagtgtgtaggagtgtgtaggagtgtgtaggagtgtgtaaagtgtgaagtgtgaagtgtgtaggagtgtgtgaggagtgtgtgtaggagtgtgtaggagtgtgtaggtgtgtgtactgtgtgtaggagtgtgtaggagtgtgtaggagtgtgtaggtgtgtgtagtgtgagtgtgtaggtgtgtgtaggagtgtgtaggagtgtgtaggagtgtgtaggagtgtgtgtgtaggagtgtgtaggagtgtgtaggtgtgtgtggagtgtgtaggagtgtgtaggagtgtgtaggaggagtgtgtagtgagtgtgtaggagtgtgtaggtgtggagtgtgtaggagtgtgtaggagtgtgtaggagtgtggagtgtgtgtgtgtaggagtgtgtaggagtgtgtaggagtgtgtaggtgtgtgtaggagtgtgtaggagtgtgtagtgtgtaggtgtgtgagtgtgtagtgagtgtgtaggagtgtgtaggagtgtgtaggagtgtgtaggagtgtgtaggagtgtgtaggagtgtgtaggagtgtgtaggagtgtgtagtgtgtaggagtgtgtaggagtgtgtaggagtgtgtagtgtgtgtgtaggagtgtgtaggagtgtgtaggagtgtgtaggagtgtgtagtgtggtgtgtgtaggagtgtgtaggtgtgtgtaggagtgtgtaggtgtgtgtaggagtgtgtaggagtgtgtaggagtgtgtaggagtgtgtaggtgtgtgtaggagtgtgtaggagtgtgtaggtgtgtgtaggagtgtgtaggagtgtgtaggtgtgtgtaggtgtgtgtaggagtgtgtaggagtgtgtaggagtgtgtaggtgTGATGAAACAGAACAGGAACTGGTTTTCTGCCCCAGATGCATAATGCTGACTCCCACTCActcacatgacaataaaaacactgtgcaataatagttaaaatagtttctttctgtctgtaaatattatatttcagttattgtgtttttctactgtttttattgcttatttataatactttttttttttatttttattttttattttttatcttgtctttctttactatgtctcttgtgtgcactttaactctctgctgctgtaagcctatCTCTTATCTTGGTTTATTGTTAATCAAATAAAGCAGTTATTTGTTTAATGTCATCATTTTGATAACTGTTagggctctttttttttgccaactcCTTTTTAAACGATGCTACTATACGTCCTTTATTATAGTCCTTTATTGTCCTAGTTCAGATTTAATGTAGAGCAAAGAACACATTAGTTAttgtagtatatatatttattttaaagcaaaacatatCTTAAGTCACATATATTAAGTCAAATATTTAGAGGAGGTGCTCTCGGCTTGTTTAGGTCtaataatttatgtcattgGCAAACTCACATTCTGATGTCATTGCTTTAGTTTTCTGAATGATAGGAGTAGTTGTAACGTTCTCTAATATATGTTTGATTTCTAGATTTCAGAAATGAATATATCACACTTTTGGATAAAGATGACATAAATGTTCAATTTTTGAACAGTTCACATATATTAAGTCAAATAGACTTAGAGTTCCTTTCAACTTATCCTATTGCAAAAAGATCAAAGTAACAGAGAACATAACAGAAACCTGCTGTCTGTTGGAGGTCTAGACGCTGCCTGAGATGGGAGAAAGCTATCAGACCTGCTGAAACACAGGAGGTTGTCACAGCAGGAGGTCTCTGCTCGTATAAGCAGGCCGAGGTGTTTGTTTTCCCGTTGAGGTCTAGCTCCCGCAGGGATCTGGACACCGCGGCTCAGGTTTAAAAGGCCGTCCCAGGGAGCTCTCAGGGCGGATCCCTGCTCACAGCGGGGTCGCTAAAGGCGGTTTACTGCTGGAGCGCAATGCAAACACTGGAGGTGATACAGATGgaatagggagagagagagaggagagagagagagagagggagagagagagagagagagagagagagagagagagagagagagaggagagggagagagagagaggagagggagagagagagagagagagagagagagaggagagagagagagagagagggagagagagagagagagagagagagagagagagagagagagagaggagagagagggagagagagaggagagagagagggagaggagagagagagagggagagagagagagagagagagagggagagagagagagagagagagagagagagagagagagagagagagagagagagagagagagagagagggagagagagggagagagagagaggagagagagagagagagagagagagagagagagagggagagagagagagagagagagagagagagagagagagagagagagagagagagagagagagagagagagagagagagagagagagagagagagagagagagagagagggagagagagagagagagagagagaggga is a genomic window containing:
- the twist1a gene encoding twist-related protein 1a — its product is MREEDSSPMDSAGNSEEETDHQLPRRGARKRRATRRRTEDVEDGDTEGSSPAKKKCRKSCEGGGGGSAGSGDSEASSSPELSFDDLQTQRVVANIRERQRTQSLNEAFTSLRKIIPTLPSDKLSKIQTLKLAARYIDFLCQVLESDELDARGSSCSYVAQDRLSYAFSVWRMGGSWSLSTTTH